The following proteins come from a genomic window of Ilumatobacter coccineus YM16-304:
- a CDS encoding alpha/beta hydrolase has protein sequence MSVPEGDPTDPTALEALHPLAVQQVEMTPTLRHRETYTQRGLHTVLWHEPLDPKPAAIVACGGAMGGLLGPGHGLYQRLGDAWAERGVRFLRVGYREPNNLDLCAHDLAVGVELARDAGAERVVVMGHSFGGAVAIRTAVVMTGSVAGVVTFATQSAGCEVAGALAGRPLLLFHGDSDEILPAQSSEIVHAIAGVGDLEIIPGEGHLLAESDDLIAERLDEWLPDVLGI, from the coding sequence ATGTCCGTTCCCGAGGGTGACCCCACCGACCCGACAGCGCTCGAGGCGCTCCATCCGTTGGCCGTGCAACAGGTCGAGATGACGCCGACACTGCGCCACCGGGAGACCTACACCCAACGTGGGCTCCACACGGTGTTGTGGCATGAGCCGCTCGATCCGAAACCCGCCGCGATCGTCGCGTGCGGTGGCGCGATGGGCGGGCTGCTCGGACCCGGTCACGGGCTGTACCAGCGGCTCGGCGACGCCTGGGCCGAGCGAGGCGTGCGCTTCCTCCGGGTCGGCTACCGCGAACCGAACAACCTCGACCTCTGCGCGCACGACCTCGCCGTCGGTGTCGAACTCGCCCGCGACGCCGGTGCTGAGCGAGTGGTCGTGATGGGCCACAGCTTCGGTGGCGCCGTCGCGATCCGCACCGCCGTCGTGATGACCGGCTCGGTCGCCGGCGTCGTCACGTTCGCGACGCAGTCGGCCGGATGCGAGGTCGCGGGCGCTCTCGCCGGACGACCGCTGCTGCTGTTCCACGGCGACAGCGACGAGATCCTCCCCGCTCAGTCGAGCGAGATCGTGCACGCCATCGCCGGCGTCGGCGACCTCGAGATCATCCCCGGCGAGGGTCACCTGCTCGCCGAGAGCGACGACCTCATCGCCGAGCGACTCGACGAGTGGCTCCCCGACGTGCTCGGGATCTGA
- a CDS encoding FKBP-type peptidyl-prolyl cis-trans isomerase has product MKKPEVTIPDETPTGELVIEDLTVGDGNEATSGANVTVHYVGVSWSTGKQFDASWDRLEPFRFGLGQGQVIQGWDEGVQGMKIGGRRRLTIPPHMGYGAQGAGGVIAPNETLVFVVDLLEVT; this is encoded by the coding sequence ATGAAGAAGCCTGAAGTCACCATTCCCGACGAGACCCCGACCGGAGAGCTGGTCATCGAAGACCTCACGGTCGGCGACGGCAACGAAGCCACGTCGGGTGCCAACGTGACCGTTCACTACGTGGGCGTTTCGTGGTCGACGGGCAAGCAGTTCGACGCGTCGTGGGATCGCCTCGAGCCGTTCCGCTTCGGCCTCGGTCAGGGCCAGGTCATCCAGGGCTGGGACGAAGGCGTGCAGGGCATGAAGATCGGCGGCCGCCGCCGCCTCACCATCCCGCCGCACATGGGTTACGGCGCCCAGGGCGCCGGCGGTGTGATCGCCCCGAACGAGACGCTCGTCTTCGTGGTCGATCTCCTCGAAGTCACCTGA
- a CDS encoding HNH endonuclease signature motif containing protein produces the protein MQTLSIAECVEELDRLADPTPAVTAATRGMRRQRAEQLDEVHAIVQRGEFYTLGYRSATDWLYQTTGEGIGHCKVTLQLAERIQHMPLIKAAFAAGHIPETNLRSLADAWTLDVADIFERDEAMLRSWAVDLPHKDFRFVLDTWRMRADPHREERTSQEQFDSRALHLSSLLDGMGRLDGTLDPEALALVREAIRALSQPADGETRTASQRRADALTEMARITLANLDVAPGKKRRKPKVIATIAYDDLDNATGGGVIDTDLDTTVVPAETIRRMACDCNVHRYITNPLGTVIDYGRSHRVVTDPLFDTLLIRDHGCRWPGCSIPAGSCDAHHAQHWLDGGDTKPDNLVLLCWFHHQLLHEQQWSIEPLGGGHFNLNSPHGTSQTLRPPLVGLTPPTRAPLPFPPA, from the coding sequence ATGCAGACCTTGTCGATCGCCGAGTGTGTGGAGGAACTCGACCGGCTCGCCGACCCCACACCCGCGGTCACCGCCGCCACGCGTGGGATGCGTCGCCAGCGCGCCGAGCAACTCGACGAAGTCCACGCCATCGTCCAGCGGGGCGAGTTCTACACGCTCGGCTACCGCTCGGCGACCGACTGGCTCTACCAGACCACCGGCGAAGGCATCGGCCACTGCAAAGTCACCCTGCAGTTGGCTGAACGCATCCAACACATGCCACTCATCAAGGCCGCGTTCGCAGCCGGACACATCCCCGAAACCAACCTGCGTTCGTTGGCCGACGCCTGGACCCTCGACGTCGCCGACATCTTCGAACGCGACGAGGCGATGCTGCGATCGTGGGCGGTCGACCTGCCCCACAAAGACTTCCGCTTCGTGCTCGACACCTGGCGCATGCGCGCCGACCCCCACCGCGAAGAACGCACCAGCCAAGAACAGTTCGACTCACGAGCCCTGCACCTGTCGAGCCTGCTCGACGGGATGGGACGCCTCGACGGCACCCTCGACCCCGAAGCACTCGCCTTGGTTCGCGAAGCCATCCGCGCGCTGTCACAACCAGCCGACGGTGAGACCCGCACCGCCAGCCAACGCCGGGCCGACGCCCTCACTGAAATGGCGCGCATCACACTGGCCAACCTCGACGTGGCGCCTGGCAAGAAGCGACGCAAGCCGAAGGTGATCGCGACAATCGCGTACGACGACCTCGACAACGCGACGGGTGGCGGCGTGATCGACACCGACCTGGATACGACCGTCGTACCAGCCGAAACGATCCGGCGGATGGCATGCGACTGCAACGTCCACCGCTACATCACCAACCCCTTGGGCACCGTCATCGACTACGGACGCTCCCACCGAGTCGTCACCGACCCACTGTTCGACACGCTGCTCATCCGTGACCACGGATGCCGGTGGCCCGGCTGCTCCATCCCCGCCGGCTCATGCGACGCCCACCACGCCCAACACTGGCTCGACGGCGGCGACACCAAACCCGACAACCTCGTGCTGCTCTGCTGGTTCCACCACCAACTCCTCCACGAACAGCAATGGAGTATCGAGCCCCTCGGGGGCGGACACTTCAACCTCAACTCACCACACGGCACGTCGCAGACGCTGCGACCACCCCTGGTCGGCCTCACCCCACCGACTCGAGCACCGCTGCCCTTCCCACCCGCCTGA
- a CDS encoding methyltransferase family protein, with amino-acid sequence MRSILPPILVLILIIVAIVIGLLAPVVSLIDGWWRLVGLGPILGGAALTWRSSALFEALRTNIHTFRDPDVLVVDGPFAWSRNPMYLGFATLLAGVAIAVGSLSAWIAPVAFVTAAGRWYIPYEEARMVAHFGDDYRMYQQHCRRWIGRS; translated from the coding sequence ATGCGTTCGATTCTTCCTCCCATCCTCGTGCTGATCCTGATCATCGTTGCGATTGTCATCGGGTTGCTGGCGCCAGTGGTCAGCTTGATCGACGGGTGGTGGCGCCTCGTGGGGTTGGGGCCGATCTTGGGCGGGGCGGCGCTGACCTGGCGCAGTTCGGCACTGTTCGAAGCGCTCCGGACGAACATCCACACGTTCCGCGACCCCGACGTCCTCGTCGTGGATGGACCGTTCGCGTGGTCGCGCAATCCGATGTACCTCGGGTTCGCCACGCTGCTCGCCGGCGTCGCGATCGCGGTCGGGTCGCTCTCGGCCTGGATCGCGCCGGTCGCGTTCGTGACGGCTGCAGGTCGCTGGTACATCCCGTACGAAGAAGCGAGAATGGTCGCTCACTTCGGAGACGACTATCGCATGTACCAACAGCACTGCCGCCGATGGATCGGGCGGTCATGA
- a CDS encoding MerR family transcriptional regulator: MTELIDIGDVIARSGLPATTLHVWERRGLIAVAGRRGIRRQYPADILDRLATIVVLKGAGFRLDEIAALLAPDAFDDGKHRLEAKILELQATRTRLDRAIDGLTHALECPNPVPLDCPGFQQHVADALPVSRNGERDAAPSGSADDSLGYSEMSRSAMFEK, encoded by the coding sequence ATGACCGAACTCATCGACATCGGCGATGTCATCGCACGATCGGGCCTGCCGGCCACCACGCTGCACGTGTGGGAGCGGCGCGGTCTGATCGCCGTCGCCGGCCGTCGCGGGATCCGCCGGCAGTACCCAGCCGACATCCTCGATCGTCTTGCGACCATCGTCGTGCTCAAGGGCGCAGGTTTTCGGCTCGACGAGATCGCGGCGCTCCTCGCGCCGGATGCGTTCGATGACGGCAAGCACCGTCTCGAGGCGAAGATCCTGGAATTGCAAGCGACGAGAACGCGGTTGGACCGAGCCATCGACGGTCTCACTCATGCGCTCGAGTGTCCGAACCCGGTCCCGCTCGATTGTCCAGGCTTCCAACAACACGTTGCCGATGCACTGCCGGTCAGCCGCAACGGGGAACGCGACGCTGCTCCGTCGGGATCGGCAGACGACTCGCTCGGCTACTCGGAGATGAGTCGTTCGGCGATGTTCGAGAAGTAG
- a CDS encoding LLM class F420-dependent oxidoreductase: protein MKYGVVYPQTELGGDPDAVRQIGLATEELGFDYLLAYDHVVGAVHADREPKLWGPYTEHDPFHDPFVMFAYLAGMTERIEFASGVLILPQRQTVLVAKQAADLDLLSGERFRMGVGVGWNYVEYDALGQDFSTRGRRADEQIEYLRTLWSEDLVDWTGEFDAMDRGTLIPKPKRQIPIWIGGFSPAAFRRGAELGDGFMYAGDEGRVFRAKDDVVARAAENGRDMTDYGHEWVGLRAGDPQNAADAAERWREAGGTHFASVSMGQGLDSIEAHLDYFSNIAERLISE, encoded by the coding sequence ATGAAGTACGGCGTCGTCTACCCGCAGACCGAACTGGGTGGCGACCCCGACGCAGTCCGCCAGATCGGTCTGGCGACCGAAGAACTCGGTTTCGACTACCTCCTCGCCTACGACCACGTCGTCGGCGCCGTTCACGCCGACCGCGAACCGAAGCTGTGGGGGCCGTACACCGAGCACGATCCCTTCCACGACCCGTTCGTGATGTTCGCCTACCTCGCCGGCATGACCGAGCGCATCGAGTTCGCCAGCGGCGTCCTCATCCTCCCGCAGCGCCAGACGGTGCTCGTCGCCAAGCAGGCAGCCGATCTCGATCTGTTGTCGGGCGAGCGGTTCCGGATGGGTGTCGGTGTCGGCTGGAACTACGTCGAGTACGACGCGCTCGGCCAGGACTTCTCGACCCGCGGTCGGCGGGCGGACGAACAGATCGAGTACCTCCGCACACTGTGGTCGGAGGATCTCGTCGACTGGACCGGCGAGTTCGACGCCATGGATCGGGGCACGTTGATTCCGAAACCGAAGCGACAGATCCCGATCTGGATCGGCGGGTTCAGCCCGGCCGCGTTCCGCCGCGGCGCCGAACTCGGCGACGGATTCATGTACGCGGGCGACGAGGGGCGCGTGTTCCGCGCCAAAGACGACGTGGTGGCGCGAGCGGCCGAGAACGGTCGCGACATGACCGACTACGGCCACGAGTGGGTCGGTCTCCGGGCCGGCGATCCACAGAACGCAGCCGACGCCGCCGAACGCTGGCGCGAGGCTGGAGGAACCCACTTCGCATCGGTGTCGATGGGCCAGGGCCTCGACTCGATCGAGGCGCACCTCGACTACTTCTCGAACATCGCCGAACGACTCATCTCCGAGTAG
- a CDS encoding nitroreductase family protein, producing the protein MDFDLDQTDHLLSTTRAVRKRLDLTREVPRELVLDCVRISTQAPAGGNYQKWRWVIVDDPDKKAVIADAYQRSYAPYIEKQRAAVAKAGNAASSDPIIDSSTHLAEVLADVPVLAIPCALGSPADAGDVQQGWWGSVIPAVWSYCLAARSRGLGTAWTTLHLPYANEVGEALGIPDTVTQLACIPTAYYTGDDFKLANRKPAEQVTYWNAWKNSEIES; encoded by the coding sequence ATGGATTTCGACCTCGATCAGACCGATCATCTGCTCTCGACGACGCGCGCTGTTCGCAAGCGTCTCGACCTCACCCGAGAGGTGCCGAGAGAGCTGGTGCTCGACTGCGTGCGCATCTCGACGCAGGCCCCGGCGGGCGGCAACTACCAGAAGTGGCGCTGGGTGATCGTCGACGATCCCGACAAGAAGGCGGTCATCGCCGACGCCTATCAGCGCTCGTACGCCCCGTACATCGAGAAGCAGCGGGCCGCTGTGGCGAAGGCCGGCAACGCCGCGTCGTCCGATCCGATCATCGACTCGAGCACGCACCTGGCCGAGGTCCTCGCCGACGTCCCGGTCCTGGCGATTCCGTGTGCTCTCGGCTCGCCCGCCGACGCCGGTGACGTTCAGCAGGGCTGGTGGGGGTCGGTGATTCCCGCCGTGTGGAGCTACTGCCTGGCGGCCCGGTCGCGCGGGCTCGGCACGGCGTGGACCACGCTGCACCTGCCGTACGCCAACGAAGTCGGCGAAGCGCTCGGCATCCCCGACACGGTGACGCAACTCGCGTGCATCCCGACGGCCTACTACACCGGCGACGACTTCAAGCTCGCCAACCGCAAGCCGGCCGAACAGGTCACGTACTGGAACGCCTGGAAGAACAGCGAGATCGAATCATGA
- a CDS encoding VOC family protein, with protein sequence MAIDYQRIYHTGVRVPSLRPAMDELGAQLGLTWAEVRQNDQQVWTPERGLHTVPLTYTYSCEGPQHLELLEGEPGSVWDGREQPGVHHIGVWVDDVAAEAEEALRNGWTCAASQTAPDDGFGVFAYVVPPSGMIVELVDAAVLPHFEQWWADGLAAVAD encoded by the coding sequence ATGGCCATCGACTACCAGCGGATCTACCACACGGGCGTGCGCGTGCCATCGCTGCGTCCGGCGATGGACGAACTCGGCGCACAGCTCGGCCTCACGTGGGCCGAGGTGCGCCAGAACGACCAGCAGGTCTGGACCCCCGAGCGCGGCCTGCACACCGTGCCGCTCACCTACACGTACTCCTGCGAGGGTCCGCAGCACCTCGAACTCCTCGAAGGCGAGCCCGGATCGGTGTGGGACGGGCGCGAACAACCCGGCGTTCACCACATCGGTGTGTGGGTCGATGACGTGGCGGCCGAAGCCGAGGAAGCGCTCCGCAACGGGTGGACCTGCGCAGCGTCGCAGACGGCTCCCGACGACGGCTTCGGCGTGTTCGCCTACGTGGTTCCGCCGAGCGGCATGATCGTCGAGTTGGTCGACGCCGCCGTGCTCCCCCACTTCGAACAGTGGTGGGCCGACGGGCTCGCCGCCGTGGCCGACTGA
- a CDS encoding acyl-CoA mutase large subunit family protein: MSEPTNREIWEEAFGASRIREQDYSTMSGIPLEPVYGPDDGEFPGQYPYTRGPHASMYRSKLWTMRMFAGFGTAEDTNNRFKEILKAGGGGLSTAFDMPTLLGLDSDDPMALGEVGRCGVAVDSLADMEDLYADIDLGEITTSMTINSPAAPIFAMYIAQAEKSGVNRVRLGGTLQNDILKEYQAQKEFVFPPRQSMRLVRDTIQFTAAEMPRWNSISISGYHIREAGSTAAEELAFTIANGFAYVELALQAGLPIDTFAPRLSFFFNAHIDFFEEIAKLRAARRIWARWMKERYGAESAKSMQLRFHTQTAGVSLTAQQPEVNIVRTAIEALAGVLGGTQSLHTNSMDEALALPTEKSARIALRTQQVIAHETNVTHVADPLGGSYFVEELTDEMERQAEEIFSKLDEFGDGSILEGVIRGIDENWFQGRLADSAYELERKFNAGERVIVGVSDFLEGNDDTMDILQITNEDEQRQRARLDTVKHDRDSEAVEKVLARLAQEAADPEVNLMPTLIEASHVYATLGEIMSTLAGVFGRHTEVPII, translated from the coding sequence ATGAGCGAGCCCACGAACCGTGAAATCTGGGAAGAAGCCTTCGGGGCTTCGCGAATCCGAGAGCAGGACTACTCGACGATGTCGGGCATCCCGCTCGAACCGGTCTACGGACCCGACGACGGAGAGTTCCCCGGCCAGTACCCCTACACCCGCGGGCCGCACGCGTCGATGTACCGCTCGAAGCTGTGGACGATGCGCATGTTCGCCGGGTTCGGCACCGCCGAAGACACGAACAACCGCTTCAAGGAGATCCTCAAGGCCGGCGGCGGCGGGCTGTCGACGGCGTTCGACATGCCGACGCTGCTCGGGCTCGACTCCGACGACCCGATGGCGCTCGGTGAAGTCGGTCGCTGCGGCGTGGCCGTCGACTCGCTCGCCGACATGGAAGACCTCTACGCCGACATCGACCTCGGTGAGATCACGACGTCGATGACGATCAACAGCCCTGCGGCGCCGATCTTCGCGATGTACATCGCCCAGGCCGAGAAGTCGGGCGTCAACCGCGTGCGCCTCGGCGGCACGCTGCAGAACGACATCCTCAAGGAGTACCAGGCGCAGAAGGAGTTCGTCTTCCCGCCGCGCCAGTCGATGCGCCTGGTTCGTGACACGATCCAGTTCACCGCCGCCGAGATGCCGCGTTGGAACTCGATCTCGATCTCCGGCTACCACATCCGCGAAGCCGGCTCGACCGCTGCCGAAGAGTTGGCGTTCACGATCGCGAACGGCTTCGCCTACGTCGAGTTGGCGTTGCAGGCCGGTTTGCCGATCGACACGTTCGCACCCCGGCTCAGCTTCTTCTTCAACGCCCACATCGACTTCTTCGAAGAGATCGCCAAGCTGCGCGCTGCCCGCCGCATCTGGGCGCGCTGGATGAAGGAGCGCTACGGCGCCGAGAGCGCCAAGTCGATGCAGCTCCGCTTCCACACCCAGACCGCCGGCGTGTCGCTCACCGCACAGCAGCCCGAGGTCAACATCGTGCGCACGGCGATCGAAGCGCTCGCCGGGGTGCTCGGCGGAACGCAGTCGTTGCACACCAACTCGATGGACGAGGCGCTGGCGCTGCCGACCGAGAAGTCGGCACGCATCGCGCTTCGCACGCAGCAAGTCATCGCGCACGAAACCAACGTCACGCACGTCGCCGACCCGCTCGGCGGCTCGTACTTCGTCGAGGAACTGACCGACGAGATGGAGCGTCAGGCCGAAGAGATCTTCTCGAAGCTCGACGAGTTCGGTGACGGTTCGATCCTCGAAGGCGTCATCCGCGGCATCGACGAGAACTGGTTCCAGGGCCGTCTCGCCGATTCGGCGTACGAACTCGAGCGCAAGTTCAACGCCGGCGAGCGTGTGATCGTCGGCGTCAGCGACTTCCTCGAAGGCAACGACGACACGATGGACATCCTCCAGATCACCAACGAAGACGAGCAGCGTCAGCGCGCTCGCCTCGACACGGTGAAGCACGACCGTGACAGCGAGGCCGTCGAGAAGGTGCTGGCTCGCCTGGCCCAAGAGGCGGCCGACCCGGAGGTCAACCTCATGCCGACGCTCATCGAGGCCTCGCACGTGTACGCCACGCTCGGCGAGATCATGTCGACGCTCGCCGGGGTCTTCGGTCGCCACACCGAAGTCCCGATCATCTGA
- a CDS encoding AMP-binding protein, giving the protein MPRFAKDQAAADPNGFALVDGQRELNWLEVDDALNRSANLLLDLDRQGALGPDHRIAVFAENAAETALAHLGGLLAGASSVPVNFHLTADEAAYILTDSGSRVLFVGPETLERGVEAARQAGVDTIIAWDCPPTDGVTPWSEWLAGGSTDDPPDDVVPRPNLLYTSGTTGRPKGTELPPTMFAGGTNMVEHLEALAQGGFSGFGTHLVVGPMYHTGPLSGMRLLCAGVPSVILAKFDAEQTLAMIDKYKTETTVMVPTHFVRMLALPDEVKAKYDVSSMKLMAHTGAKCPVDVKAAMIEWFGPVFRDAYGASEVGTVCAISSEEWLEHKGSVGRSIPPFTALVLDEEMNEVPANTEGQLFFRDATGRGIIYPNDPAKTAASNPEPGLFTLGEIGYLDEDGYVFITDRFSDMIVSGGVNIYPAEAEQLLIDHPGVADVGCIGVPHPEMGESLVGLVQATDPDNPPDVAELSAWLRERLSHYKCPREYHVVTDLMRNTMGKINKRALRDAWLAGTIEEITVDPVGDSA; this is encoded by the coding sequence ATGCCACGTTTCGCGAAAGACCAGGCCGCCGCGGATCCGAACGGGTTCGCGCTCGTCGACGGACAGCGAGAGTTGAACTGGCTCGAGGTCGACGATGCGTTGAACCGCTCGGCGAACCTCCTGCTCGACCTCGACCGACAGGGTGCACTCGGGCCCGATCACCGCATCGCGGTGTTCGCCGAGAACGCCGCCGAGACCGCCCTCGCCCACCTGGGTGGGCTGCTGGCCGGTGCCTCGTCGGTACCGGTCAACTTCCACCTCACCGCCGACGAAGCCGCCTACATCCTCACCGACTCGGGGAGCCGGGTGCTCTTCGTCGGCCCCGAAACCCTCGAGCGAGGTGTCGAGGCTGCACGCCAGGCCGGCGTCGACACCATCATCGCGTGGGACTGTCCGCCCACCGACGGCGTGACGCCGTGGTCCGAGTGGCTCGCCGGCGGATCGACCGACGACCCGCCCGACGACGTCGTCCCACGCCCGAACCTGCTCTACACGTCGGGCACCACCGGACGCCCCAAGGGCACCGAGCTGCCGCCCACCATGTTCGCCGGTGGCACCAACATGGTCGAACACCTCGAAGCGCTCGCCCAGGGCGGATTCTCCGGCTTCGGCACCCACCTCGTCGTCGGCCCGATGTACCACACCGGCCCGCTCTCGGGCATGCGCCTGCTGTGTGCCGGCGTGCCGTCGGTGATCCTCGCCAAGTTCGACGCCGAGCAGACGCTCGCGATGATCGACAAGTACAAGACCGAGACCACGGTGATGGTGCCGACGCACTTCGTTCGCATGCTCGCCCTGCCCGACGAGGTCAAGGCCAAGTACGACGTGTCGTCGATGAAGCTCATGGCGCACACCGGGGCGAAGTGCCCGGTCGACGTCAAGGCAGCGATGATCGAGTGGTTCGGCCCCGTCTTCCGCGACGCCTACGGGGCGAGCGAAGTCGGCACCGTGTGCGCCATCTCGAGTGAAGAATGGCTCGAACACAAGGGTTCGGTCGGCCGCTCGATCCCGCCGTTCACCGCCCTCGTGCTCGACGAGGAGATGAACGAGGTGCCGGCCAACACCGAAGGCCAGCTGTTCTTCCGTGACGCCACCGGCCGCGGCATCATCTACCCGAACGACCCGGCCAAGACCGCCGCCTCCAACCCCGAACCCGGACTCTTCACACTCGGCGAGATCGGCTACCTCGACGAAGACGGCTACGTCTTCATCACCGACCGCTTCAGCGACATGATCGTGTCGGGCGGTGTGAACATCTATCCCGCCGAGGCCGAACAGCTGCTCATCGATCATCCCGGCGTCGCCGACGTCGGCTGCATCGGGGTGCCGCACCCAGAAATGGGTGAGTCGCTCGTCGGCCTGGTGCAGGCGACCGACCCCGACAACCCGCCCGACGTCGCCGAGCTCTCCGCTTGGCTTCGCGAACGGCTGAGCCACTACAAGTGTCCCCGTGAATACCACGTCGTGACCGATCTGATGCGGAACACGATGGGCAAGATCAACAAGCGGGCCCTGCGCGATGCGTGGTTGGCCGGAACCATCGAAGAAATCACCGTCGACCCAGTTGGAGACTCCGCATGA
- a CDS encoding acyl-CoA dehydrogenase family protein yields the protein MTDTQQRPAIDPNISIEDFEAEALAWLEANAEPRPDASGPIEWGNGEFSVSVFHAMDHDTELEYITNIQNWVIKKAERGYHAIAAPVEYGGLGLSRKHARAYGRLERKFKSHGKHELLGVTTGLIAPTINVFGTDEQKQRFLPDLMSARTLACQLFSEPGAGSDLAGLACRAERDGDEWVINGQKVWSSGAQFAQWGELIARTDVDEVKHKGMTAFMIPLDLPGIEVRPIHQMSGGSSFCEVFFNDVRIPDDLRIGDVGAGWSVALTTLGFERDHSESGSEGAAAGGTWKQLLATAQHEGVTADPVMRDKLMQVYIKDRIESMVNRRAADLAKSGTPGPEGSLGKLLWTEGMYAMTEMISAVLGPKLIADSGEWGTFEWGEHVLGAPGYRIAGGSDEVQRNIIGERVLGLPREPKADTGPWKDVPR from the coding sequence ATGACCGACACACAGCAACGCCCCGCCATCGACCCGAACATCAGCATCGAGGATTTCGAGGCAGAAGCGCTGGCATGGCTCGAGGCCAACGCCGAACCACGGCCGGACGCCAGCGGCCCGATCGAATGGGGCAACGGCGAGTTCAGCGTGTCGGTGTTCCATGCGATGGACCACGACACCGAACTCGAGTACATCACCAACATCCAGAACTGGGTCATCAAGAAGGCCGAACGCGGCTACCACGCGATCGCCGCGCCGGTCGAGTACGGCGGCCTCGGCCTCAGCCGCAAGCACGCTCGGGCGTACGGGCGCCTCGAGCGCAAGTTCAAGTCGCATGGCAAGCACGAACTGCTCGGCGTCACCACGGGCCTGATCGCTCCGACGATCAACGTGTTCGGCACCGACGAGCAGAAGCAGCGCTTCCTTCCCGATCTCATGTCCGCGCGGACGCTGGCCTGTCAGCTGTTCAGCGAGCCGGGCGCCGGCTCCGACCTCGCCGGCCTCGCATGCCGCGCCGAGCGCGACGGCGACGAATGGGTCATCAACGGCCAGAAGGTCTGGAGCTCGGGAGCCCAGTTCGCTCAGTGGGGCGAGCTCATCGCTCGCACCGACGTCGACGAGGTCAAGCACAAGGGCATGACGGCGTTCATGATCCCGCTCGACCTTCCGGGCATCGAAGTGCGACCGATCCACCAGATGAGCGGTGGCTCGTCGTTCTGCGAAGTCTTCTTCAACGACGTCCGCATCCCCGACGACCTCCGCATCGGCGATGTCGGCGCGGGCTGGAGTGTCGCGCTCACGACGCTCGGCTTCGAACGCGACCACTCCGAGTCGGGGTCCGAGGGCGCGGCAGCCGGCGGCACCTGGAAGCAATTGCTCGCCACCGCTCAGCACGAAGGTGTGACCGCCGACCCGGTCATGCGTGACAAGCTGATGCAGGTGTACATCAAGGACCGGATCGAGTCGATGGTCAACCGTCGCGCCGCCGACCTCGCCAAGTCGGGCACACCTGGCCCCGAAGGCTCGCTGGGCAAGCTGCTCTGGACCGAGGGAATGTACGCGATGACCGAGATGATCAGTGCCGTGCTCGGCCCGAAGCTCATCGCCGACAGCGGCGAGTGGGGCACGTTCGAATGGGGCGAGCACGTGCTCGGTGCCCCGGGCTACCGCATCGCCGGTGGATCCGACGAGGTGCAGCGCAACATCATCGGGGAGCGAGTGCTCGGTCTGCCACGCGAGCCCAAGGCCGACACCGGCCCGTGGAAGGACGTTCCTCGCTGA